The following proteins come from a genomic window of Maylandia zebra isolate NMK-2024a linkage group LG22, Mzebra_GT3a, whole genome shotgun sequence:
- the ago4 gene encoding protein argonaute-4 isoform X5, with amino-acid sequence MEALGPGPPAPTSLFQPPRRPGLGTVGKPIRLLANHFQVQIPKIDVYHYDIEIKPEKRPRRVNREVVDTMVRHFKMQIFGDRQPGYDGKRNMYTAHPLPIGRDRVDLEVTLPGEGKDQTFKVSLQWVSVVSLQMLLEALSGHLNEVPEDSVQALDVITRHLPSMRYTPVGRSFFSPPEGYYHPLGGGREVWFGFHQSVRPAMWNMMLNIDVSATAFYRAQPVIEFMCEVLDIQNINEQTKPLTDSQRVKFTKEIRGLKVEVTHCGQMKRKYRVCNVTRRPASHQTFPLQLENGQAMECTVAQYFKQKYNLQLKYPHLPCLQVGQEQKHTYLPLEVCNIVAGQRCIKKLTDNQTSTMIKATARSAPDRQEEISRLVKSNSMVGGPDPYLKEFGIVVHNDMTEVTGRVLPAPMLQYGGRISDSASADPLCAEEESNDPSNDPFYDKMQAAVADLLNVENKTVATPNQGVWDMRGKQFYAGIEIKVWAVACFAPQKQCREDLLKSFTDQLRKISKDAGMPIQGQPCFCKYAQGADSVEPMFKHLKMSYVGLQLIVVILPGKTPVYAEVKRVGDTLLGMATQCVQVKNVVKTSPQTLSNLCLKINAKLGGINNVLVPHQRPSVFQQPVIFLGADVTHPPAGDGKKPSIAAVVGSMDGHPSRYCATVRVQTSRQDMSQEQLFSQEVIQDLTNMVRELLIQFYKSTRFKPTRIIYYRGGVSEGQMKQVAWPELIAIRKACISLEEDYRPGITYIVVQKRHHTRLFCSDKAERVGKSGNVPAGTTVDSTITHPSEFDFYLCSHAGIQGTSRPSHYHVLWDDNCFTADELQLLTYQLCHTYVRCTRSVSIPAPAYYARLVAFRARYHLVDKDHDSAEGSHVSGQSNGRDPQALAKAVQIHYDTQHTMYFA; translated from the exons GCCCGCCCGCCCCTACCTCTCTGTTTCAGCCTCCACGGCGTCCCGGCCTTGGCACGGTGGGGAAACCCATCCGGCTCCTTGCCAACCACTTCCAGGTGCAGATTCCCAAGATTGATGTCTATCACTATGATATTGAGATCAAGCCTGAGAAACGACCACGAAGGGTTAACAG GGAGGTGGTGGATACCATGGTCCGGCATTTCAAGATGCAGATTTTTGGTGACCGACAGCCTGGCTATGATGGGAAGAGGAACATGTACACAGCACATCCACTGCCAATAGGGAGGGACAGG GTGGATCTGGAGGTCACCCTACCTGGTGAGGGGAAAGATCAGACGTTCAAGGTGTCCTTGCAGTGGGTTTCTGTGGTGAGTCTTCAGATGCTGCTGGAAGCCCTGTCGGGTCACCTTAACGAGGTGCCAGAGGACTCCGTTCAGGCTCTGGATGTCATCACAAGGCATCTGCCTTCCATGAG GTACACTCCAGTGGGGCGATCGTTTTTCTCTCCTCCGGAGGGTTACTACCATCCTCTTGGTGGAGGCAGGGAGGTGTGGTTTGGTTTCCATCAGTCTGTCCGTCCTGCCATGTGGAACATGATGCTCAACATCGATG TATCAGCTACTGCTTTCTACCGTGCTCAGCCTGTGATCGAGTTCATGTGCGAGGTGCTTGATATACAAAACATCAATGAACAGACCAAACCACTGACTGACTCACAACGTGTCAAGTTCACCAAGGAAATAAGAG GTTTGAAAGTTGAGGTCACACACTGTGGTCAGATGAAGAGGAAGTATCGAGTTTGCAATGTCACGCGCCGACCTGCCAGCCATCAGAC GTTCCCCTTACAGCTTGAGAACGGCCAGGCCATGGAGTGCACAGTAGCTCAGTATTTCAAGCAGAAGTACAATCTACAGCTCAAGTATCCACACTTACCCTGTTTGCAAGTAGGACAGGAACAGAAGCACACCTACCTTCCCCTAGAG GTCTGTAACATAGTAGCAGGCCAGCGCTGTATCAAGAAACTGACCGACAACCAGACATCAACCATGATTAAAGCTACAGCTCGTTCAGCCCCCGACAGACAGGAAGAGATCAGCAGATTG GTCAAAAGTAACAGCATGGTCGGGGGCCCCGACCCTTACCTGAAGGAATTTGGCATTGTTGTGCATAATGACATGACAGAGGTGACAGGGCGTGTCCTCCCAGCGCCCATGCTACAGTATGGGGGCCGG ATTTCAGACAGTGCTTCAGCTGATCCACTTTGTGCAGAGGAAGAGTCAAATGACCCATCAAACGACCCCTTTTAT GATAAAATGCAAGCAGCTGTGGCAGACTTACTAAATGTAGAG AATAAAACAGTGGCGACGCCCAATCAGGGCGTGTGGGACATGAGGGGCAAGCAGTTCTACGCTGGCATAGAGATCAAGGTCTGGGCTGTGGCCTGCTTCGCTCCACAAAAACAATGTCGTGAGGACCTGCTCAA GAGCTTCACTGACCAGCTGCGAAAAATTTCAAAGGATGCTGGGATGCCCATTCAAGGCCAGCCTTGTTTCTGTAAATATGCCCAAGGAGCTGATAGCGTGGAGCCCATGTTTAAACACCTTAAGATGTCTTACGTTGGTCTGCAGCTGATTGTGGTAATCCTTCCTGGCAAAACACCGGTCTACG CTGAGGTAAAGCGGGTGGGAGACACCCTCCTCGGTATGGCCACCCAGTGCGTGCAAGTGAAGAACGTGGTGAAGACTTCCCCTCAGACCCTCTCCAACCTCTGCCTCAAGATTAACGCCAAGCTAGGAGGCATCAACAATGTCTTGGTGCCTCATCAGAG gccCTCTGTGTTCCAGCAGCCTGTCATCTTCCTGGGTGCTGATGTCACACATCCTCCAGCGGGTGACGGGAAAAAACCATCCATCGCAGCAGTGGTGGGAAGCATGGATGGCCACCCAAGCCGGTACTGCGCCACGGTGCGAGTCCAGACGTCTCGACAAGACATGTCCCAG GAGCAGCTCTTCAGCCAGGAAGTTATCCAAGACCTTACCAACATGGTCAGAGAACTGCTAATCCAGTTTTACAAGTCGACACGCTTCAAGCCCACACGCATCATCTATTATCGTGGTGGTGTATCAGAGGGACAAATGAAACAG GTAGCATGGCCCGAGCTGATAGCCATCAGGAAGGCCTGCATCAGTCTGGAGGAGGATTACAGGCCTGGCATTACCTACATTGTGGTCCAGAAACGTCACCATACTCGTCTCTTCTGCTCTGACAAAGCTGAGAGG GTTGGGAAGAGTGGTAACGTTCCAGCTGGCACCACAGTGGACAGCACCATCACACACCCGTCCGAATTTGATTTCTACCTGTGCAGCCATGCTGGGATCCAG GGAACCAGTCGCCCCTCCCACTACCACGTCTTGTGGGATGACAACTGTTTCACGGCCGATGAACTGCAGCTCCTTACCTACCAGCTGTGTCACACCTATGTTCGCTGCACACGCTCAGTTTCCATCCCGGCCCCAGCCTACTATGCCAGGTTGGTGGCTTTCCGAGCCCGCTACCACCTGGTGGACAAAGACCATGACAG CGCCGAAGGCAGCCACGTCTCAGGCCAGAGTAATGGCCGAGACCCCCAGGCATTGGCAAAGGCAGTTCAAATCCACTATGATACCCAGCACACCATGTACTTTGCCTGA
- the ago4 gene encoding protein argonaute-4 isoform X6: MEALGPGPPAPTSLFQPPRRPGLGTVGKPIRLLANHFQVQIPKIDVYHYDIEIKPEKRPRRVNREVVDTMVRHFKMQIFGDRQPGYDGKRNMYTAHPLPIGRDRVDLEVTLPGEGKDQTFKVSLQWVSVVSLQMLLEALSGHLNEVPEDSVQALDVITRHLPSMRYTPVGRSFFSPPEGYYHPLGGGREVWFGFHQSVRPAMWNMMLNIDVSATAFYRAQPVIEFMCEVLDIQNINEQTKPLTDSQRVKFTKEIRGLKVEVTHCGQMKRKYRVCNVTRRPASHQTFPLQLENGQAMECTVAQYFKQKYNLQLKYPHLPCLQVGQEQKHTYLPLEVCNIVAGQRCIKKLTDNQTSTMIKATARSAPDRQEEISRLVKSNSMVGGPDPYLKEFGIVVHNDMTEVTGRVLPAPMLQYGGRNKTVATPNQGVWDMRGKQFYAGIEIKVWAVACFAPQKQCREDLLKSFTDQLRKISKDAGMPIQGQPCFCKYAQGADSVEPMFKHLKMSYVGLQLIVVILPGKTPVYAEVKRVGDTLLGMATQCVQVKNVVKTSPQTLSNLCLKINAKLGGINNVLVPHQRPSVFQQPVIFLGADVTHPPAGDGKKPSIAAVVGSMDGHPSRYCATVRVQTSRQDMSQEQLFSQEVIQDLTNMVRELLIQFYKSTRFKPTRIIYYRGGVSEGQMKQVAWPELIAIRKACISLEEDYRPGITYIVVQKRHHTRLFCSDKAERVGKSGNVPAGTTVDSTITHPSEFDFYLCSHAGIQGTSRPSHYHVLWDDNCFTADELQLLTYQLCHTYVRCTRSVSIPAPAYYARLVAFRARYHLVDKDHDSAEGSHVSGQSNGRDPQALAKAVQIHYDTQHTMYFA; the protein is encoded by the exons GCCCGCCCGCCCCTACCTCTCTGTTTCAGCCTCCACGGCGTCCCGGCCTTGGCACGGTGGGGAAACCCATCCGGCTCCTTGCCAACCACTTCCAGGTGCAGATTCCCAAGATTGATGTCTATCACTATGATATTGAGATCAAGCCTGAGAAACGACCACGAAGGGTTAACAG GGAGGTGGTGGATACCATGGTCCGGCATTTCAAGATGCAGATTTTTGGTGACCGACAGCCTGGCTATGATGGGAAGAGGAACATGTACACAGCACATCCACTGCCAATAGGGAGGGACAGG GTGGATCTGGAGGTCACCCTACCTGGTGAGGGGAAAGATCAGACGTTCAAGGTGTCCTTGCAGTGGGTTTCTGTGGTGAGTCTTCAGATGCTGCTGGAAGCCCTGTCGGGTCACCTTAACGAGGTGCCAGAGGACTCCGTTCAGGCTCTGGATGTCATCACAAGGCATCTGCCTTCCATGAG GTACACTCCAGTGGGGCGATCGTTTTTCTCTCCTCCGGAGGGTTACTACCATCCTCTTGGTGGAGGCAGGGAGGTGTGGTTTGGTTTCCATCAGTCTGTCCGTCCTGCCATGTGGAACATGATGCTCAACATCGATG TATCAGCTACTGCTTTCTACCGTGCTCAGCCTGTGATCGAGTTCATGTGCGAGGTGCTTGATATACAAAACATCAATGAACAGACCAAACCACTGACTGACTCACAACGTGTCAAGTTCACCAAGGAAATAAGAG GTTTGAAAGTTGAGGTCACACACTGTGGTCAGATGAAGAGGAAGTATCGAGTTTGCAATGTCACGCGCCGACCTGCCAGCCATCAGAC GTTCCCCTTACAGCTTGAGAACGGCCAGGCCATGGAGTGCACAGTAGCTCAGTATTTCAAGCAGAAGTACAATCTACAGCTCAAGTATCCACACTTACCCTGTTTGCAAGTAGGACAGGAACAGAAGCACACCTACCTTCCCCTAGAG GTCTGTAACATAGTAGCAGGCCAGCGCTGTATCAAGAAACTGACCGACAACCAGACATCAACCATGATTAAAGCTACAGCTCGTTCAGCCCCCGACAGACAGGAAGAGATCAGCAGATTG GTCAAAAGTAACAGCATGGTCGGGGGCCCCGACCCTTACCTGAAGGAATTTGGCATTGTTGTGCATAATGACATGACAGAGGTGACAGGGCGTGTCCTCCCAGCGCCCATGCTACAGTATGGGGGCCGG AATAAAACAGTGGCGACGCCCAATCAGGGCGTGTGGGACATGAGGGGCAAGCAGTTCTACGCTGGCATAGAGATCAAGGTCTGGGCTGTGGCCTGCTTCGCTCCACAAAAACAATGTCGTGAGGACCTGCTCAA GAGCTTCACTGACCAGCTGCGAAAAATTTCAAAGGATGCTGGGATGCCCATTCAAGGCCAGCCTTGTTTCTGTAAATATGCCCAAGGAGCTGATAGCGTGGAGCCCATGTTTAAACACCTTAAGATGTCTTACGTTGGTCTGCAGCTGATTGTGGTAATCCTTCCTGGCAAAACACCGGTCTACG CTGAGGTAAAGCGGGTGGGAGACACCCTCCTCGGTATGGCCACCCAGTGCGTGCAAGTGAAGAACGTGGTGAAGACTTCCCCTCAGACCCTCTCCAACCTCTGCCTCAAGATTAACGCCAAGCTAGGAGGCATCAACAATGTCTTGGTGCCTCATCAGAG gccCTCTGTGTTCCAGCAGCCTGTCATCTTCCTGGGTGCTGATGTCACACATCCTCCAGCGGGTGACGGGAAAAAACCATCCATCGCAGCAGTGGTGGGAAGCATGGATGGCCACCCAAGCCGGTACTGCGCCACGGTGCGAGTCCAGACGTCTCGACAAGACATGTCCCAG GAGCAGCTCTTCAGCCAGGAAGTTATCCAAGACCTTACCAACATGGTCAGAGAACTGCTAATCCAGTTTTACAAGTCGACACGCTTCAAGCCCACACGCATCATCTATTATCGTGGTGGTGTATCAGAGGGACAAATGAAACAG GTAGCATGGCCCGAGCTGATAGCCATCAGGAAGGCCTGCATCAGTCTGGAGGAGGATTACAGGCCTGGCATTACCTACATTGTGGTCCAGAAACGTCACCATACTCGTCTCTTCTGCTCTGACAAAGCTGAGAGG GTTGGGAAGAGTGGTAACGTTCCAGCTGGCACCACAGTGGACAGCACCATCACACACCCGTCCGAATTTGATTTCTACCTGTGCAGCCATGCTGGGATCCAG GGAACCAGTCGCCCCTCCCACTACCACGTCTTGTGGGATGACAACTGTTTCACGGCCGATGAACTGCAGCTCCTTACCTACCAGCTGTGTCACACCTATGTTCGCTGCACACGCTCAGTTTCCATCCCGGCCCCAGCCTACTATGCCAGGTTGGTGGCTTTCCGAGCCCGCTACCACCTGGTGGACAAAGACCATGACAG CGCCGAAGGCAGCCACGTCTCAGGCCAGAGTAATGGCCGAGACCCCCAGGCATTGGCAAAGGCAGTTCAAATCCACTATGATACCCAGCACACCATGTACTTTGCCTGA